A genomic stretch from Phocoena phocoena chromosome 9, mPhoPho1.1, whole genome shotgun sequence includes:
- the TSGA13 gene encoding testis-specific gene 13 protein, translated as MGQRRQAKFQYGKSKTSRTSPVKFEKETIVDSDEIFDAVGQSKFVLENLHHYTVHPNLAQYYEPLKPTALHKFLARNRKIQSFTLKVTEYDQDKTLLIMTNNPLPCSIDHQGKDMTSKYFSSELLLKESHPHKPTENFFLPLMYQKKKLRSGLKPVFPVTLLEDPKSKREQWFRFSTDKDFKSEGKYSKICALRKQKKMYPQLNFAPVCKRDLRSDVSKKSGSDLPTSQMIWEPLTLSSLLEEKPTRTAPGESAFRNGRAQQWIIKNASVIK; from the exons GTTTCAGTATGGCAAATCAAAGACTTCAAGAACTagcccagttaaatttgagaaagaaacaaTTGTTGATAGTGATGAG ATTTTTGATGCAGTCGGGCAATCAAAATTTGTTCTCGAGAACCTTCACCATTACACAGTCCATCCAAATTTG GCCCAGTACTATGAGCCTTTGAAGCCCACTGCACTGCATAAATTCCTGGCTCGAAACAGGAAAATTCAAAGCTTCACATTGAAAGTAACAGAGTATGATCAGGATAAGACCTTACTGATTATGACCAACAACCCACTTCCCTGCTCAATCGACCATCAAGGAAAGGACATGACATCAAAATACTTTTCCAGTGAGTTACTGCTCAAG GAAAGTCATCCGCACAAGCCCACAGAGAACTTCTTCCTACCTCTGAtgtatcagaaaaaaaagttaagatctGGGCTGAAACCAGTCTTCCCTGTGACACTGTTGGAGGACCCCAAATCCAAGAGAGAACAATGGTTTAG GTTTTCCACGGACAAGGATTTCAAGAGTGAAGGGAAGTATTCAAAGATCTGTgctttgagaaaacagaaaaaaatgtacccTCAGCTCAACTTTGCTCCAGTCTGTAAAAGAGATCTGAGGAGTGACG TCTCCAAGAAGTCAGGGAGCGACCTGCCAACTTCCCAGATGATTTGGGAACCATTAACCCTTTCATCACTCCTGGAGGAGAAGCCCACCAGAACCGCGCCAGGAGAGAGCGCGTTCCGCAACGGAAGGGCCCAGCAGTGGATTATAAAAAACGCCAGTGTCATTAAATGA